The Fibrobacter sp. UWB2 genome window below encodes:
- a CDS encoding carboxylesterase, translated as MKKLVIYVHGKGGNADEANHYKPLFPDFDVVGFDYKAETPWDAKQEFSAYFDSVAANYDEVVLIANSIGAFFSMNALGEKCIKQALFISPMVNLEKLICNMMLWANVSEDELREKGEIATAFGETLSWKYLCYVRENPIKWNVPTHILYGSNDNLTDLETMREFAQKVDASLTIMQGGEHWFHTDEQMDFLDRWIEKCQNKH; from the coding sequence ATGAAAAAGCTCGTTATTTACGTTCATGGGAAAGGCGGCAATGCCGACGAAGCAAATCATTACAAGCCCCTTTTCCCGGATTTTGATGTCGTCGGCTTTGATTACAAGGCTGAAACTCCGTGGGATGCCAAGCAGGAATTTTCGGCGTATTTTGACTCGGTTGCTGCAAACTACGACGAAGTCGTGCTTATCGCGAATAGCATTGGCGCGTTCTTCTCGATGAATGCTTTGGGCGAAAAATGCATCAAACAAGCGCTCTTCATTTCGCCGATGGTGAACTTGGAAAAGCTCATTTGCAATATGATGCTTTGGGCGAACGTCTCCGAAGATGAACTCCGCGAAAAAGGCGAAATCGCGACTGCATTCGGCGAGACGCTTTCCTGGAAATACCTTTGCTACGTGCGAGAGAATCCCATCAAATGGAATGTCCCGACGCATATTTTGTACGGCTCCAATGACAATTTGACCGATCTTGAAACGATGCGCGAATTTGCTCAAAAGGTGGATGCGTCGCTCACGATTATGCAAGGCGGTGAACATTGGTTCCATACCGACGAACAGATGGATTTTTTAGACAGGTGGATTGAAAAATGTCAGAACAAACATTAA
- the purL gene encoding phosphoribosylformylglycinamidine synthase, with product MLILRGTPALSDFRLQKLSSDFKAAGIPVASVYAEFLHVVDLSADLTASEKETLEKVLHYGPMREVKALEGELFVVCPRPGTISPWSSKATDIAHICGLPSIKRIERAVAYYVKFEGAAPAGAREKITAKIHDRMTQAVFADTAALEVLFSKEEPRPLNVIPVLTEGRNALVKADKEMGLALSADEIDYLVKNFTELKRNPTDVELYMFAQANSEHCRHKVFGAEWTIDGVKQDKSLFQMIKNTYQLHNSNIFSAYKDNAAVMKGATAGRFYADPRNNKYDFHNEEVDILMKVETHNHPTAISPFPGAATGSGGEIRDEGATGKGSKPKAGLTGFSVSNLKLPGAVQPWEKDFGSPSRIASALDIMIDGPLGGAAFNNEYGRPNILGYFRTFEQEVSSEKGTEVRGYHKPIMLAGGLGNIKHQHIEKGHIDPGDHLIVLGGPAMLIGLGGGAASSVANGAGNESLDFASVQRENPEMERRCQEVIDRCWAMNEENPITFIHDVGAGGLSNAFPELVNDGGLGGKFELRNVPNDEPGMSPFEIWSNESQERYVIAIAGDKLDVFDAICKRERCPYAVVGEAIPEKHLTLTDKHFGTTPIDMPLGVLLGKPPRMIRNEKSQKRPLSSQVVPAGVTVKDLAHRVLANPTVADKTFLISIGDRSVTGMICRDQMVGPWQVPVADCAVTSATLDTYEGEVMSMGERAPIALISPAAAARMTVAESLTNMAAACVPDMGRVNLSANWMATPNYEGDGADLYEAVKSIGMELCPELGITIPVGKDSMSMSTVWQDEKGSHRVTAPISLVISAFAPCADVRKTLTPQLLQKKDTTLVLVDLARGKNRMGASIAAQVYNLLGDKAPDVDSAKELRAFFETIQKLNADGKIMAYHDKSDGGLFTTVVEMAFAGHVGVTLDATALKGNVIDALFNEELGAVLQVANADLAAVKAAFEAVGLGDTVSEIGKLNDTYNIVIGDYAEGLSDLRAIWSDTTRRIAALRDNPECAESEYKLKLEQDDPGITPKVTFDLAASAKVIKDYASRPKMAILREQGVNGELEMAAAFAKAGFESIDVHMTDILSGRVSLKDFNGLVACGGFSYGDVLGAGEGWAKSILFNPKARAEFEAYFNRKDTFTLGVCNGCQMVSNLKDLIPGAKHWPRFVQNISERFEARYCSLKVEDTPAVLLKGMAGSVLPIAVAHGEGRAEFASREAAEACLKTGLVALRYVDGKHEYTERYPLNPNGSPFGINGLCSEDGRALVMMPHPERVFRTCQYSWHPAEWGEDGPWMQLFRNGRIFVG from the coding sequence ATGCTCATTCTTCGTGGTACTCCGGCTCTGTCGGATTTCCGTCTGCAAAAGCTTTCATCTGATTTTAAGGCCGCTGGGATTCCGGTTGCATCTGTGTATGCCGAATTCCTCCATGTGGTGGATCTGTCCGCCGACCTGACCGCTTCCGAAAAGGAAACGCTCGAAAAGGTCCTTCATTACGGCCCGATGCGCGAAGTCAAGGCGCTCGAAGGTGAACTCTTTGTGGTCTGCCCGCGTCCGGGTACGATTAGCCCGTGGAGCTCGAAGGCAACCGATATCGCTCACATTTGCGGCCTCCCATCAATCAAGCGCATCGAACGCGCCGTTGCTTACTACGTGAAGTTTGAAGGTGCCGCTCCCGCCGGTGCCCGCGAAAAGATTACGGCCAAGATTCACGACCGCATGACGCAGGCCGTGTTTGCTGATACTGCCGCTCTCGAAGTTCTCTTCAGCAAGGAAGAACCGCGTCCGCTCAATGTGATTCCGGTCCTTACCGAAGGCCGCAACGCTCTCGTGAAGGCTGACAAGGAAATGGGCCTTGCCCTTTCCGCCGACGAAATCGATTATCTCGTCAAGAACTTCACCGAACTCAAGCGCAACCCGACCGACGTTGAACTTTACATGTTCGCTCAGGCCAACTCGGAACACTGCCGCCACAAGGTGTTCGGTGCCGAATGGACCATTGACGGCGTGAAGCAGGACAAGTCCTTGTTCCAGATGATCAAGAATACCTACCAGCTCCACAATTCCAACATCTTCAGCGCTTACAAGGATAACGCTGCTGTGATGAAGGGGGCTACGGCTGGCCGCTTCTACGCTGACCCGCGTAACAACAAGTACGACTTCCACAACGAAGAAGTCGACATCCTCATGAAGGTCGAAACCCACAACCATCCGACGGCTATTTCTCCGTTCCCGGGTGCCGCTACGGGTAGTGGTGGTGAAATCCGTGACGAAGGTGCTACGGGTAAAGGTTCCAAGCCGAAGGCCGGCCTTACGGGCTTCAGCGTTTCGAACCTCAAGCTTCCGGGTGCAGTTCAGCCGTGGGAAAAAGACTTTGGTAGCCCGTCCCGCATTGCATCCGCTCTCGACATTATGATTGACGGTCCGCTCGGTGGTGCCGCATTCAACAACGAATACGGTCGTCCGAACATCCTCGGTTACTTCCGTACGTTCGAACAGGAAGTTTCTTCTGAAAAGGGTACCGAAGTTCGTGGTTACCACAAGCCGATTATGCTTGCTGGCGGTCTCGGTAACATCAAGCACCAGCACATTGAAAAGGGCCACATCGACCCGGGTGACCACTTGATCGTTCTTGGTGGTCCGGCCATGTTGATCGGTCTTGGTGGCGGTGCTGCGAGCTCTGTTGCTAACGGTGCCGGTAATGAATCTCTCGACTTTGCTTCTGTGCAGCGTGAAAACCCGGAAATGGAACGCCGCTGCCAGGAAGTCATCGACCGCTGCTGGGCGATGAACGAAGAAAACCCGATTACATTTATTCATGACGTGGGTGCAGGTGGACTTTCGAACGCCTTCCCGGAACTCGTGAACGATGGCGGCCTCGGTGGTAAGTTTGAACTCCGCAACGTGCCGAACGACGAACCGGGCATGAGCCCGTTCGAAATCTGGAGTAACGAATCCCAGGAACGTTATGTTATCGCAATTGCTGGTGACAAGCTCGATGTGTTCGACGCTATCTGTAAGCGTGAACGCTGCCCGTACGCAGTGGTGGGCGAGGCTATCCCAGAAAAGCACTTGACCCTTACGGACAAGCACTTCGGTACGACTCCGATCGACATGCCGCTTGGCGTTCTCCTCGGCAAGCCGCCTCGCATGATCCGCAATGAAAAGTCCCAGAAGCGCCCGCTCTCTTCTCAGGTGGTGCCGGCTGGCGTGACGGTGAAGGACCTTGCACATCGCGTGCTTGCTAACCCGACTGTTGCAGATAAGACGTTCTTGATTTCCATTGGTGACCGTTCCGTGACGGGTATGATTTGCCGTGACCAGATGGTTGGTCCGTGGCAGGTGCCGGTTGCTGACTGCGCCGTGACGAGTGCAACGCTCGACACGTACGAAGGCGAAGTCATGAGTATGGGCGAACGCGCTCCGATTGCTCTCATTTCTCCGGCCGCTGCAGCTCGCATGACGGTTGCAGAATCTCTCACGAACATGGCTGCCGCTTGCGTCCCGGATATGGGTCGCGTAAACTTGTCCGCAAACTGGATGGCTACGCCGAACTACGAAGGCGATGGCGCAGACCTTTACGAAGCTGTGAAGTCCATCGGTATGGAACTCTGCCCGGAACTTGGCATTACGATTCCGGTCGGTAAGGACTCCATGAGCATGAGCACCGTGTGGCAGGACGAAAAGGGTAGCCACCGCGTGACTGCTCCGATTTCTCTTGTGATTAGTGCCTTTGCTCCGTGCGCTGACGTTCGCAAGACGCTCACGCCGCAGCTCTTGCAGAAGAAGGACACGACGCTTGTGCTCGTGGACCTCGCTCGTGGCAAGAACCGCATGGGCGCATCCATTGCCGCTCAGGTTTACAACCTCCTCGGTGACAAGGCTCCGGATGTCGATTCCGCTAAGGAACTCCGCGCCTTCTTCGAAACGATCCAGAAGCTCAATGCCGATGGCAAGATTATGGCTTACCACGACAAGAGCGATGGCGGCCTCTTCACGACGGTTGTCGAAATGGCATTTGCCGGTCACGTGGGTGTGACGCTCGACGCTACTGCTCTCAAGGGCAATGTGATTGACGCTTTGTTTAACGAAGAACTCGGTGCAGTCCTCCAGGTCGCAAACGCAGACCTCGCTGCTGTGAAGGCAGCTTTCGAAGCTGTCGGTCTCGGCGATACCGTTTCTGAAATCGGTAAGCTCAACGATACGTATAACATTGTGATTGGCGACTACGCCGAAGGCCTCTCTGACCTTCGTGCCATCTGGAGCGATACGACTCGCCGCATTGCCGCCCTCCGCGACAATCCGGAATGTGCCGAAAGCGAATACAAGCTTAAGCTCGAACAGGACGATCCGGGTATCACGCCGAAGGTCACGTTCGATCTCGCTGCTAGCGCCAAGGTCATCAAGGATTACGCAAGCCGCCCGAAGATGGCTATTCTCCGTGAACAGGGCGTCAACGGCGAACTCGAAATGGCTGCTGCATTTGCAAAGGCTGGCTTCGAATCCATCGACGTTCACATGACGGACATCCTCTCTGGTCGCGTAAGCCTCAAGGACTTCAACGGTCTCGTTGCTTGCGGTGGCTTTAGCTACGGTGACGTTCTCGGTGCAGGCGAAGGCTGGGCCAAGAGCATCTTGTTCAACCCGAAGGCTCGCGCTGAATTCGAAGCTTACTTCAACCGCAAGGATACCTTCACGCTCGGCGTTTGCAACGGCTGCCAGATGGTCTCGAACCTCAAGGATTTGATTCCGGGTGCCAAACACTGGCCGCGCTTTGTGCAGAACATCTCCGAACGCTTCGAAGCTCGTTACTGCTCTTTGAAGGTCGAAGATACGCCGGCTGTGCTCCTCAAGGGTATGGCTGGTTCTGTCCTCCCAATCGCTGTTGCTCACGGTGAAGGCCGTGCTGAATTCGCAAGCCGCGAAGCTGCCGAAGCTTGCCTCAAGACGGGTCTCGTGGCTCTCCGCTATGTCGACGGCAAGCACGAATACACCGAACGCTACCCGCTCAACCCGAACGGTTCTCCGTTTGGCATCAACGGCCTCTGCTCTGAAGATGGCCGCGCCCTCGTGATGATGCCGCACCCGGAACGCGTGTTCCGCACCTGCCAATACTCTTGGCACCCGGCAGAATGGGGTGAAGATGGCCCGTGGATGCAGCTCTTCCGCAACGGCCGTATCTTCGTAGGGTAA
- the hisD gene encoding histidinol dehydrogenase, with protein sequence MKIVKVTPKSQEIDRICGREVAPSKEIHDKVMDILADIKNGGYAKAVEYAQKFDGLKGKNLRVSEAEIKKSAAKCPPEMQRALKQAIKNVRDFHVNQMEDSWLMEGKDGVVLGQRIRPMKRVGLYVPGGAGIYPSTVIMNAVPAIVAGVKDIVVVTPIKGEINRAVAFVLCELGITEVYHIGGAQAIGMLAYGAKDGKGKVVVERVDKIVGPGNVFAAVAKKEVFGIVDIDMVAGPSEVLVLADNTCDPDFVAADLLSQAEHGSGFEAAICITDNMETAQMISECVDIQVENSPKKELLTKVLDNFGRILVVKDWFDGVAIANAIAPEHMEIMTDEAESMAAQIENAGAVFIGPWSSEPVGDYFAGPNHVLPTNGTGRFFSPLGVYDFLKRMSIIKYSEKAIKKNAKAIAVVANEEGFIHHAAAVLKRL encoded by the coding sequence ATGAAAATCGTAAAAGTCACTCCGAAGTCTCAAGAGATTGACAGAATTTGTGGTCGTGAAGTTGCTCCGAGCAAGGAAATTCACGACAAGGTCATGGACATTCTCGCCGACATCAAGAACGGCGGTTATGCCAAGGCTGTTGAATACGCTCAGAAGTTCGATGGCCTCAAGGGTAAGAACCTCCGCGTGTCCGAAGCCGAAATCAAGAAGTCTGCCGCCAAGTGCCCGCCCGAAATGCAGCGTGCGCTCAAGCAGGCTATCAAGAATGTTCGCGATTTCCACGTGAACCAGATGGAAGATTCCTGGCTCATGGAAGGGAAGGACGGCGTGGTTCTCGGCCAGCGTATCCGCCCCATGAAGCGCGTGGGCCTTTACGTTCCGGGCGGTGCTGGAATTTATCCGAGCACGGTCATTATGAATGCGGTTCCGGCCATTGTCGCTGGCGTCAAGGACATCGTCGTTGTGACTCCGATCAAGGGCGAAATCAACCGCGCTGTAGCTTTTGTGCTTTGCGAACTCGGCATTACCGAAGTTTACCACATTGGTGGCGCTCAGGCTATCGGCATGCTCGCTTATGGTGCCAAGGATGGCAAGGGCAAGGTTGTCGTGGAACGCGTCGATAAAATTGTGGGCCCAGGTAACGTCTTTGCCGCTGTCGCGAAGAAGGAAGTCTTTGGCATTGTCGATATCGACATGGTGGCAGGCCCGTCCGAAGTGCTCGTGCTTGCAGACAATACCTGCGATCCGGACTTTGTCGCTGCCGACCTTTTGAGCCAGGCAGAACACGGTTCCGGTTTCGAAGCCGCCATCTGCATTACGGACAACATGGAAACCGCACAGATGATTAGCGAATGTGTGGACATCCAGGTCGAAAATTCCCCGAAGAAGGAACTCTTGACGAAGGTGCTCGACAACTTCGGTCGCATCCTCGTTGTGAAGGACTGGTTCGACGGTGTAGCGATTGCGAACGCCATTGCTCCGGAACACATGGAAATTATGACGGACGAAGCTGAATCGATGGCAGCCCAAATCGAAAATGCGGGCGCCGTGTTTATCGGTCCGTGGTCTTCTGAACCGGTGGGTGACTACTTTGCAGGCCCGAACCACGTTCTCCCCACGAACGGCACAGGTCGCTTTTTCAGCCCGCTGGGCGTCTACGACTTCCTCAAGCGTATGAGCATCATCAAGTATAGCGAAAAGGCTATCAAGAAGAATGCGAAGGCAATCGCTGTCGTGGCTAATGAAGAAGGCTTCATCCACCACGCCGCCGCAGTCCTCAAGAGACTGTAA
- the cimA gene encoding citramalate synthase has translation MKVLLYDTTLRDGNQDRKISLSLADKVQIARILDHFGFDYIEGGWPNPSNPTDEEFFKLIKDVKLKHAKIAAFGSTRRPGILPENDPLLQALIKSEAPVKTIFGKSWDLHVTDVIRTTLEENLDMIESSVAYLKEHSEEVIYDAEHFFDGYKANPEYALETLKAAELGHADCIVLCDTNGGTMPWEIEEIVKKVQEKISTPLGIHVHNDSGLAVANSIYAVKAGCVMVQGVVNGYGERCGNANLTTIAADLKFKMDCDFTAAKKLSHLRQLSSNIDQIVNLPSDVHAPYVGDAAFAHKGGAHIDGVMKVSRSFEHIDPHTVGNDRVFVTSDQAGGSLVVEKLKAIKPGIDKKDPVVASLLKEIKERENAGWHFDSAEASFKLLVYRHLGMVKEPFKVLNYRVIEDKTPQGVSVSQATVKLQVGDKISHQVSEGDGPVNALDAALRKALLPFFPCMESVRLDDFKVRVLGSNVASDATVRVWTTFGDEHGYWNMVGVSSNIIEACWTAFVDGLTYKILLEDNVIPNAYKHLDVASV, from the coding sequence ATGAAAGTCCTTTTATACGATACAACGCTCCGTGACGGTAACCAAGACCGTAAAATAAGTCTCTCCTTAGCTGATAAAGTCCAGATCGCTCGAATTTTGGACCACTTTGGATTTGACTATATTGAAGGCGGTTGGCCGAACCCCAGCAATCCGACCGATGAGGAATTTTTCAAGCTCATCAAGGACGTAAAGCTCAAGCATGCAAAGATTGCCGCATTTGGCTCTACGCGCCGTCCGGGTATTTTGCCCGAGAACGACCCGCTTTTGCAGGCGCTCATCAAGTCCGAAGCTCCGGTCAAGACGATTTTCGGCAAGAGCTGGGATTTGCATGTGACGGACGTTATCCGCACGACTCTCGAAGAAAATCTCGACATGATCGAGTCTTCTGTCGCTTACCTCAAGGAACATTCCGAAGAGGTGATTTATGATGCGGAACATTTCTTTGATGGCTACAAGGCGAATCCGGAATACGCGCTTGAAACTCTCAAGGCGGCCGAACTTGGCCATGCCGATTGCATCGTGCTTTGTGATACGAACGGCGGAACGATGCCGTGGGAAATCGAAGAAATCGTAAAGAAGGTTCAGGAAAAGATTTCTACGCCGCTTGGCATCCACGTGCATAATGACAGTGGACTTGCCGTGGCAAACTCGATTTACGCTGTGAAGGCGGGCTGCGTGATGGTGCAGGGCGTGGTGAATGGCTACGGCGAACGCTGCGGTAACGCAAACCTCACGACGATTGCTGCCGATTTGAAGTTCAAGATGGACTGCGATTTTACAGCTGCAAAGAAGCTCTCTCACCTACGCCAGTTGAGCAGCAATATCGACCAGATTGTGAACTTGCCGAGCGACGTGCATGCCCCGTACGTGGGCGATGCCGCATTTGCCCATAAGGGCGGTGCTCATATCGATGGCGTCATGAAGGTTTCTCGCAGCTTTGAACATATCGACCCGCATACGGTGGGTAATGACCGCGTGTTCGTGACAAGCGACCAGGCCGGTGGTTCTCTCGTTGTCGAAAAGCTCAAGGCGATTAAGCCGGGCATCGACAAGAAGGATCCGGTGGTGGCAAGCCTCCTCAAGGAAATCAAGGAACGTGAAAATGCGGGCTGGCATTTCGACTCTGCCGAAGCAAGCTTCAAGCTCTTGGTCTATCGCCACTTGGGAATGGTCAAGGAACCGTTCAAGGTGCTCAACTACCGCGTGATTGAAGACAAGACTCCGCAGGGTGTTTCTGTGTCGCAGGCTACGGTCAAGCTCCAGGTGGGCGATAAGATTAGCCACCAGGTGAGCGAGGGCGATGGTCCGGTGAACGCACTCGATGCCGCACTCCGTAAGGCTCTATTGCCGTTCTTCCCGTGCATGGAAAGTGTGCGCCTGGACGACTTTAAGGTTCGCGTGCTCGGTTCCAATGTGGCATCCGATGCAACGGTTCGCGTGTGGACGACGTTTGGCGATGAACACGGCTACTGGAACATGGTCGGCGTTTCGAGCAACATCATTGAGGCCTGCTGGACTGCTTTTGTCGATGGCCTTACGTACAAGATTTTGCTTGAAGACAACGTTATCCCGAATGCATACAAGCATTTGGATGTGGCGTCCGTGTAA
- the slyD gene encoding peptidylprolyl isomerase — protein MKIAEKTVVQMHYTLTSDEGAVVDSSAGREPLQYIQGMHMIVPGLEKAMVGHDVGDKFDVVVIPAEGYGEYDERMTQEVPLNVFQGVDHVEAGMMFYAQTPNGPMPIRIKSVDEKTAIIDANHELAGKNLNFAIEVVSVREATEEDLKPFEHHCCCGGHDGEDHECKCGEEGHECECGGHGEGHHGHKENCDGNGGCGCPNHDKHHGK, from the coding sequence ATGAAAATTGCAGAAAAAACAGTCGTCCAGATGCACTACACCCTGACCTCTGATGAAGGTGCCGTCGTCGATTCTTCCGCAGGTCGCGAACCGCTCCAGTACATCCAGGGCATGCACATGATCGTCCCGGGCCTCGAAAAGGCTATGGTCGGTCACGATGTTGGCGACAAGTTTGACGTTGTCGTTATCCCGGCTGAAGGCTACGGCGAATACGACGAACGTATGACCCAGGAAGTTCCGCTGAACGTATTCCAGGGTGTTGATCACGTCGAAGCAGGCATGATGTTCTATGCCCAGACTCCGAATGGCCCGATGCCGATCCGCATCAAGTCCGTTGACGAAAAGACCGCGATCATCGATGCCAACCACGAACTCGCTGGCAAGAACCTCAACTTCGCCATTGAAGTTGTCTCCGTTCGCGAAGCTACCGAAGAAGACCTCAAGCCGTTTGAACACCACTGCTGCTGCGGTGGCCATGACGGAGAGGACCATGAATGCAAGTGCGGTGAAGAAGGCCACGAATGCGAATGTGGCGGTCATGGCGAAGGTCATCACGGCCACAAGGAAAATTGCGATGGTAACGGCGGTTGCGGCTGCCCCAACCATGACAAACACCATGGAAAGTAA